The Peromyscus maniculatus bairdii isolate BWxNUB_F1_BW_parent chromosome 6, HU_Pman_BW_mat_3.1, whole genome shotgun sequence genome has a segment encoding these proteins:
- the LOC143273878 gene encoding uncharacterized protein LOC143273878 — translation MPHGWCCRDGTPSITRCSHTASAVVLKMEPVLPPIKVMDQDYFEGQPSKFCSTMKMVTPGQEQIAHYNIEKSPWCYLEAGDWVEDSQYKEVVDSGSGGIDRSCFILLALYSSLLFLSLELALRHAGSTLCSSVTRQWWCGTKEKQGEQ, via the exons ATGCCCCATGGATGGTGTTGCAGGGATGGTACTCCGAGTATTACAAGATGCAGTCATACTGCCTCTGCAGTTGTCCTCAAAATGGAGCCAGTACTTCCTCCTATAAAAG TGATGGACCAAGATTATTTTGAAGGTCAACCCAGCAAATTCTGCTCCACTATGAAAATGGTCACGCCAGGGCAAGAACAAATTGCTCATTACAACATTGAGAAATCCCCTTGGTGCTACTTAGAAGCTGGAGACTGGGTAGAGGATAGCCAGTACAAG GAAGTTGTTGACTCTGGGTCAGGTGGAATTGATAGAAGCTGCTTCATCCTGCTGGCTCTCTATTCCAGTCTGCTTTTTCTGTCATTAGAGCTCGCTCTGCGGCATGCTGGTTCCACTCTTTGCAGCAG TGtcaccagacagtggtggtgtgGAACCAAAGAGAAACAGGGTGAACAATGA